One stretch of Salmo trutta chromosome 7, fSalTru1.1, whole genome shotgun sequence DNA includes these proteins:
- the amfra gene encoding E3 ubiquitin-protein ligase AMFR isoform X2: MPLLFLERFPWPSLQTYTALSAVFLTGSILSGYCTVPEPVEYTQTQSSTPVESDDVDEDPITSLSDVAATVRLYLVSDTVFVWVMVNTACCVLMLIAKVIQCVVFGPLRVSEKQHLKDKFWNFIFYKFIFIFGVLNVQTVEEVVMWCLWFAVLVFMHLMVQLCKDRFEYLSFSPTTPMGSHVRVLTLLVGMLLTCCGLALLCGLLGNPHGVHTVAFMAAECMLVSVRTGHVIIRYSIHLWDLNHEGTWESKGSYVYYTDFVMELALLGLDLMHHIHMLLFGNIWLSMASLVIFMQLRYLFHEVQKRIRRHKNYLHVINNMEARFAVATSDELVANNDDCAICWDSMMTARKLPCGHLFHNSCLCSWLEQDTSCPTCRMSLNISEGAGGEREERQREPMLEDNMGPGGPGPEARPHLNQHNHFFHFDGSRIASWLPSFSVEVMHTTNILGIVQQVNNSQLNAMAHQIGEMFPEVPYHLVLQDLQLTRSVEVTTDNILDGRIVVPFPIQPVDHSASQVNPSPQDVGGASGSSEFVTPEVEDFDVRGSRFSKSAEERQKILLQRKDELLLRAQRSNPKWTSLCDPSLVILLESVGETIAISVRPSSGAQ, from the exons ATGCCTTTGCTGTTTTTGGAGAGATTTCCATGGCCCAGTTTGCAGACATACACAGCTCTGAGTGCTGTATTTCTCACTGGGTCAATATTGAGTGGCTACTGTACTGTCCCAGAGCCAGTagagtacacacagacacagagcagTACTCCTGTAGAAAGTGATGATGTTGATGAGGACCCAATCACCAGCCTTAGCGATGTGGCAGCCACTGTCCGGTTGTACCTGGTCTCAGACACTGTTTTTGTTTGG GTGATGGTGAATACAGCCTGCTGTGTCCTGATGCTGATTGCAAAGGTGATCCAGTGCGTTGTCTTTGGGCCGCTCCGTGTCAGTGAAAAACAG CACCTGAAGGACAAGTTCTGGAACTTCATCTTCTACAAGTTTATCTTCATCTTCGGGGTGCTCAACGTTCAGAcggtggaggaggtggtgatgTGGTGTCTGTGGTTCGCTGTCCTCGTCTTCATGCACCTCATGGTCCAGCTCTGCAAGGACCGCTTTGAATAT CTGTCATTCTCACCCACCACTCCTATGGGCAGCCATGTGAGGGTTCTGACCCTGCTGGTGGGTATGCTGCTGACCTGCTGTGGCCTGGCTCTGCTCTGTGGTCTGCTGGGAAATCCCCATGGCGTGCACACCGTCGCCTTCATGGCCGCTGAG TGTATGCTGGTGTCCGTTAGAACTGGACATGTCATTATCCG GTACTCTATCCACCTGTGGGACTTAAACCATGAGGGCACCTGGGAGAGTAAAGGATCCTACGTTTACTACACTGACTTTGTGATGGAGCTGGCTCTGCTGGGGCTGGACCTCATGCACCACATCCACATGCTG cTGTTTGGTAACATCTGGCTCTCTATGGCCAGCCTGGTGATCTTCATGCAGCTGCGTTACCTGTTCCATGAGGTGCAGAAGAGAATCCGTCGCCACAAGAACTACCTCCATGTCATCAACAACATGGAGGCCAG GTTTGCTGTGGCCACCTCTGATGAGCTGGTAGCAAACAATGATGACTGTGCTATCTGCTGGGACTCCATGATGACAGCACGCAAACTGCCCTGTGGACATCTCTTCCACAA CTCTTGCCTGTGTTCCTGGTTGGAGCAGGACACGTCGTGTCCCACGTGCCGTATGTCTCTGAACATCAGCGAGggggctggaggagagagagaggagaggcagagggagccCATGCTGGAAGACAACATGGGCCCTGGAGGCCCCGGGCCAGAGGCAAGGCCACACCTCAACCAGCACAACCACTTCTTCCACTTTGACG GTTCTCGCATTGCCAGCTGGCTGCCCAGTTTCTCTGTGGAAGTGATGCACACAACCAACATCCTGGGCATCGTACAACAGGTCAACAACTCCCAGCTCAATGCCATG GCCCATCAGATCGGGGAGATGTTTCCGGAGGTTCCCTACCATCTTGTGCTACAGGATCTGCAGCTGACCCGCTCTGTGGAGGTCACCACTGACAACATCCTGGACGGACGCATCGTGGTTCCTTTCCCCatacag CCTGTGGACCACTCTGCCTCCCAGGTCAACCCCTCCCCACAAGATGTGGGTGGGGCCAGCGGGAGTTCAGAGTTCGTGACCCCCGAGGTGGAGGACTTTGATGTCAGAGGCAGCCGCTTCTCCAAGTCAGCCGAGGAGAGACAGAAGATACTGCTACAGAGGAAAGATGAGCTACTGCTACGAGCACAGAG
- the amfra gene encoding E3 ubiquitin-protein ligase AMFR isoform X1, producing MPLLFLERFPWPSLQTYTALSAVFLTGSILSGYCTVPEPVEYTQTQSSTPVESDDVDEDPITSLSDVAATVRLYLVSDTVFVWVMVNTACCVLMLIAKVIQCVVFGPLRVSEKQHLKDKFWNFIFYKFIFIFGVLNVQTVEEVVMWCLWFAVLVFMHLMVQLCKDRFEYLSFSPTTPMGSHVRVLTLLVGMLLTCCGLALLCGLLGNPHGVHTVAFMAAECMLVSVRTGHVIIRYSIHLWDLNHEGTWESKGSYVYYTDFVMELALLGLDLMHHIHMLLFGNIWLSMASLVIFMQLRYLFHEVQKRIRRHKNYLHVINNMEARFAVATSDELVANNDDCAICWDSMMTARKLPCGHLFHNSCLCSWLEQDTSCPTCRMSLNISEGAGGEREERQREPMLEDNMGPGGPGPEARPHLNQHNHFFHFDGSRIASWLPSFSVEVMHTTNILGIVQQVNNSQLNAMAHQIGEMFPEVPYHLVLQDLQLTRSVEVTTDNILDGRIVVPFPIQPVDHSASQVNPSPQDVGGASGSSEFVTPEVEDFDVRGSRFSKSAEERQKILLQRKDELLLRAQRRYLSKSPEENAAAMNDDDEYDEGLPSLEDDIPAGSVLDSMTLRRRKLAAAAERRMHAYQ from the exons ATGCCTTTGCTGTTTTTGGAGAGATTTCCATGGCCCAGTTTGCAGACATACACAGCTCTGAGTGCTGTATTTCTCACTGGGTCAATATTGAGTGGCTACTGTACTGTCCCAGAGCCAGTagagtacacacagacacagagcagTACTCCTGTAGAAAGTGATGATGTTGATGAGGACCCAATCACCAGCCTTAGCGATGTGGCAGCCACTGTCCGGTTGTACCTGGTCTCAGACACTGTTTTTGTTTGG GTGATGGTGAATACAGCCTGCTGTGTCCTGATGCTGATTGCAAAGGTGATCCAGTGCGTTGTCTTTGGGCCGCTCCGTGTCAGTGAAAAACAG CACCTGAAGGACAAGTTCTGGAACTTCATCTTCTACAAGTTTATCTTCATCTTCGGGGTGCTCAACGTTCAGAcggtggaggaggtggtgatgTGGTGTCTGTGGTTCGCTGTCCTCGTCTTCATGCACCTCATGGTCCAGCTCTGCAAGGACCGCTTTGAATAT CTGTCATTCTCACCCACCACTCCTATGGGCAGCCATGTGAGGGTTCTGACCCTGCTGGTGGGTATGCTGCTGACCTGCTGTGGCCTGGCTCTGCTCTGTGGTCTGCTGGGAAATCCCCATGGCGTGCACACCGTCGCCTTCATGGCCGCTGAG TGTATGCTGGTGTCCGTTAGAACTGGACATGTCATTATCCG GTACTCTATCCACCTGTGGGACTTAAACCATGAGGGCACCTGGGAGAGTAAAGGATCCTACGTTTACTACACTGACTTTGTGATGGAGCTGGCTCTGCTGGGGCTGGACCTCATGCACCACATCCACATGCTG cTGTTTGGTAACATCTGGCTCTCTATGGCCAGCCTGGTGATCTTCATGCAGCTGCGTTACCTGTTCCATGAGGTGCAGAAGAGAATCCGTCGCCACAAGAACTACCTCCATGTCATCAACAACATGGAGGCCAG GTTTGCTGTGGCCACCTCTGATGAGCTGGTAGCAAACAATGATGACTGTGCTATCTGCTGGGACTCCATGATGACAGCACGCAAACTGCCCTGTGGACATCTCTTCCACAA CTCTTGCCTGTGTTCCTGGTTGGAGCAGGACACGTCGTGTCCCACGTGCCGTATGTCTCTGAACATCAGCGAGggggctggaggagagagagaggagaggcagagggagccCATGCTGGAAGACAACATGGGCCCTGGAGGCCCCGGGCCAGAGGCAAGGCCACACCTCAACCAGCACAACCACTTCTTCCACTTTGACG GTTCTCGCATTGCCAGCTGGCTGCCCAGTTTCTCTGTGGAAGTGATGCACACAACCAACATCCTGGGCATCGTACAACAGGTCAACAACTCCCAGCTCAATGCCATG GCCCATCAGATCGGGGAGATGTTTCCGGAGGTTCCCTACCATCTTGTGCTACAGGATCTGCAGCTGACCCGCTCTGTGGAGGTCACCACTGACAACATCCTGGACGGACGCATCGTGGTTCCTTTCCCCatacag CCTGTGGACCACTCTGCCTCCCAGGTCAACCCCTCCCCACAAGATGTGGGTGGGGCCAGCGGGAGTTCAGAGTTCGTGACCCCCGAGGTGGAGGACTTTGATGTCAGAGGCAGCCGCTTCTCCAAGTCAGCCGAGGAGAGACAGAAGATACTGCTACAGAGGAAAGATGAGCTACTGCTACGAGCACAGAG GAGATATCTGAGCAAGAGCCCAGAGGAAAATGCTGCTGCTATGAACGACGATGATGAGTACGATGAAGGTCTGCCCTCTCTTGAGGATGACATCCCAGCAGGCTCAGTTTTAGACTCTATGACCCTGCGACGCAGAAAGTTAGCGGCAGCTGCTGAGCGCCGCATGCACGCGTACCAGTGA